A window of the Polypterus senegalus isolate Bchr_013 chromosome 4, ASM1683550v1, whole genome shotgun sequence genome harbors these coding sequences:
- the LOC120528225 gene encoding zinc finger protein 883-like, whose amino-acid sequence MASERDESVDERLARIKQEDCEWGAPAALCVKLEDGEEGVSAVKEETVDIKVDESEDFLVGLGQHKQESGSIFRPAHSSEGSHSSSQPWFNNTGQLPAQQNSLNLKSEFEENVTDGNEEQQSSGSVGIHVNGNGSLSISSFVQISPQCKLQHKWNDEKMKKSTSGSDNLMGDSVPCSSDPSGNQTQTEAINADQQEVYEQVQIHTGDKCHCLKCGKRFSNRRSLNIHMSVHTGEKPHCCSECGKRFSQIRNLRVHKRIHTGEKPYVCSQCGKKFSTSSSFRRHAKLHTAEKPYCCSECGKSFSSDSNLYKHVKLHTGEKPYCCTECGRQFSQASHLQSHIRIHTGEKPHCCLECGKRFSHVGTLHKHRRIHTGEKPHCCSECGKRFFQKCHLREHIRVHTGEKPYCCSECGKQFSSSSRLCSHKVIHTGEKPHHCSECGKHFSKIKYLNSHMRVHTGEKPHCCSECGKRFSYLGSLHQHRGIHTGVKPYSCSECGKRFSQRCYLQQHIRIHTGEKPHCCSECGKRFFQKCHLQEHIRVHTGEKPYCCSECGKRFSTSSGLHSHKKNHTDENPHCCSECGKHFSDMKSLDIHMRVHTKSHCCLECGKQFTQITSLKSHLRIHTGEKPYCCFECGKKFSSCSSLRRHTQIHTRESVANRFPNVSTNMERVTESLIAVLEEVQDSNFKELTTL is encoded by the exons ATGGCCTCGGAGAGAGACGAGAGTGTAGACGAGAGACTGGCACGCATCAAAcaagaggactgtgagtggggGGCCCCAGCGGCTTtgtgtgtgaagctggaggatGGCGAAGAAGGAGTTTCTGCCGTCAAAGAGGAGACTGTTGACATTAAAGTCGACGAGTCGGAAGATTTCCTCGTTGGTCTCGGGCAGCACAAGCAGGAATCTGGGAGTATTTTCAGGCCTGCTCATTCATCTGAAGGGTCCCATTCCAGTTCACAGCCTTGGTTCAATAATACGGGACAGCTGCCTGCCCAGCAGAACTCTCTGAATCTGAAATCGGAGTTTGAAGAGAACGTCACTGACGGAAATGAAGAGCAGCAGTCATCTGGGAGTGTTGGGATAC atgtaaatggaaatggCAGCCTCTCCATATCTTCGTTTGTTCAAATTTCTCCTCAATGCAAATTGCAACACAAATGGAACGACGAGAAAATGAAGAAATCGACAAGCGGATCAGATAATTTGATGGGAGACTCTGTCCCGTGCAGCTCTGACCCTTCTGGCAACCAAACACAGACAGAAGCCATCAATGCTGATCAACAAGAAGTTTATGAACAGGTCCAAATTCACACAGGAGACAAATGTCATTGTTTaaaatgtggcaaacgattctcaaaCAGAAGGAGTCTTAACATCCACATGAgcgttcacactggagagaaaccccaCTGCTGCTCAGAATGTGGTAAACGATTTTCACAGATTCGTAATCTTCGGgtccacaaaagaattcacactggagaaaaaccttatGTGTGCTCTCAGTGTGGCAAAAAGTTCTCCACCAGTAGCAGTTTTCGGAGGCATGCGAAACTTCATACTGCagagaaaccatactgctgttctgaatgtggtaaaagcTTTTCCAGTGACAGCAATCTTTATAAACATGTAaaacttcacactggagaaaaaccttattgttgtACTGAATGTGGCAGACAGTTCTCGCAAGCGAGTCATCTCCAGAGTCACatcagaattcacactggagagaaacctcacTGTTGTCTGGAATGTGGCAAACGCTTCTCGCATGTTGGTACTCTTCATAAACATAGAAGAATTCATACTGGCgagaaacctcattgctgttccgAGTGtgggaaaagattttttcaaaaatGCCACCTTCGAGAACACATCAgagttcatactggagagaaaccgtattgttgttctgaatgtggtaaacaattctcCAGCAGCAGTAGGCTTTGTAGCCATAAAGTAATTCACACTGGTGAAAAGCCTCAtcactgttctgaatgtggcaagcattTTTCAAAAATCAAGTATCTTAATAGCCACATgcgagttcacactggagagaaaccccaTTGTTGCTCGgagtgtggcaaacgattctcataCCTCGGCAGTCTCCATCAACACAGAGGAATTCATACTGGAGTGAAGCCTTATTCTTGTTCAGAATGTGGGAAGAGATTCTCGCAACGATGCTACCTTCAGCAGCACAtcagaattcatactggagagaagcctcattgctgttctgaatgtgggaaacgattCTTCCAAAAGTGCCACCTCCAAGAACACATCAGAGTGCATACGGGAGAGAAACCTTATTGTTGTTCcgaatgtggtaaacgattctcCACCAGCAGTGGACTTCATAgccataaaaaaaatcatactgatGAAAATccacattgctgttctgaatgtggcaagcactTCTCGGACATGAAGAGTCTTGATATCCACATGAGAGTCCACACTAAATCccattgctgtttggaatgtggcaaacaattcacacaaataaCCAGTCTTAAGAGCCACCTtcgaatccacacaggagaaaaaccttattgctGCTTTGAATGCGGCAAAAAATTCTCTTCCTGTAGTAGCTTGCGGAGGCACACACAGATTCATACTCGAGAAAGTGTGGCAAACAGATTTCCTAATGTGTCTACAAACATGGAAAGAGTGACGGAAAGCCTTATTGCTGTTCTGGAGGAGGTACAGGATTCTAATTTTAAAGAGTTGACTACTCTTTAG